A single window of Larimichthys crocea isolate SSNF chromosome XII, L_crocea_2.0, whole genome shotgun sequence DNA harbors:
- the dipk1aa gene encoding protein FAM69A, which yields MARGLFPRAWVKKSFYFQARISFVRVKYLFLTWLTVLVGSWVLYVQYSAYTELCRGHECKNAICDKYRKGIIDGSACSSLCDKETLYMSRCLSTLPNNQVYTGSWGDHDGIIRCKLGEVVHYELGEEPEPRREAPVFDKPTRGTSVEKFKEMVFNHLKSKLGEQANLASLVSQILSVADGNKDGRVSLPEARSTWALLQMDEVLLGLLLQDRGHTPRLLGYCGDLYMTERVPYGPLYGLSLPWPLVSWVPNSLQRTMDQWFTPSWPRKAKISMGLLELVEDIFHGTYGSFLICDLAAAHFGYTDGHELRLTNARAVVPENEFKLTMRALKCETDADCVYGVDCQTSCDVSEKRCREEPVQPNLAKACSALKDYLLRGAPSGMREELERQLYACMALKGNAGQMNMEHSLILNNLKALLWRQISHTKDS from the exons ATGGCGAGGGGTCTGTTTCCACGGGCCTGGGTGAAAAAGTCTTTCTACTTCCAG GCTCGGATCTCCTTCGTGCGGGTGAAGTACCTGTTCCTTACATGGCTGACGGTGCTGGTGGGGAGCTGGGTGCTCTATGTGCAATACTCCGCCTACACAGAGCTGTGCAGAGGACACGAGTGCAAGAACGCCATT TGTGATAAATACAGGAAGGGGATCATCGATGGCTCTGCctgcagcagtctgtgtgaCAAAGAAACTCTCTACATGAGCAGGTGTCTGTCAACCCTGCCCAATAACCAG GTGTACACAGGGAGCTGGGGAGATCATGATGGTATCATCCGCTGTAAGCTGGGGGAGGTTGTACACTACGAGCTGGGTGAGGAGCCGGAGCCGCGGAGAGAAGCCCCCGTGTTCGATAAACCCACCAGAGGTACATCTGTGGAGAAGTTCAAAGAGATGGTCTTCAATCACCTCAAG tCCAAGCTCGGAGAACAGGCTAACCTCGCCAGCCTCGTCAGCCAGATCCTCTCTGTTGCCGATGGCAACAAAGATGGACGGGTGTCACTGCCAGAAGCCCGCTCTACATGGGCCCTCCTGCAGATGGACGAG GTGCTGCTGGGCCTGCTGCTCCAGGACCGTGGACACACTCCTCGCCTCCTCGGCTACTGCGGAGACCTGTACATGACAGAGCGTGTCCCCTACGGGCCCCTGTATGGTTTGTCTCTACCTTGGCCACTGGTATCCTGGGTTCCCAACAGCTTGCAGCGTACTATGGACCAGTGGTTCACCCCCTCATGGCCCCGCAAAGCTAAGATCTCCATGGGCCTGCTGGAGTTGGTGGAGGACATCTTCCACGGCACCTATGGCAGCTTTCTGATCTGCGACCTCGCCGCTGCACACTTTGGTTACACCGACGGCCACGAGCTCCGTCTGACTAATGCCCGAGCGGTGGTTCCAGAGAACGAGTTCAAGCTCACCATGCGGGCGCTGAAGTGTGAAACAGACGCCGACTGCGTGTACGGGGTGGACTGCCAGACGTCATGTGACGTGTCCGAGAAACGATGCCGGGAAGAGCCGGTTCAGCCAAATTTGGCGAAGGCATGCAGTGCACTAAAGGACTACCTCCTGCGTGGGGCGCCGTCAGGGATgagagaggagctggagaggcagTTGTACGCCTGTATGGCTCTCAAAGGTAATGCTGGACAGATGAACATGGAGCACTCACTTATCCTCAACAACCTGAAAGCTCTGCTGTGGAGACAGATCTCGCACACCAAGGACTCGTGA
- the rpl5a gene encoding 60S ribosomal protein L5a, with translation MPFIFDYILFKFTKGEISAVGEPCSVAAPCWLLCRGVLRGSRGRCCSRVAPLRRRHSQLSGRRERLEVREEEEENLPKMGFVKVVKNKAYFKRYEVKFRRRREGKTDFYARKRLVVQDKNKYNTPKYRMIVRFSNRDVCCQIAYAKIEGDQIVCAAYSHELPKYGITVGLTNYAAAYCTGLLLARRLLHKFGMDQVYEGQVEVTGDEFNVESVDGQPSAFTCYLDAGLARTTTGNKVFGALKGAVDGGLAIPHSLKRFPGYDTESKEFNAEVHRKHIMGMNVADYMSYLMEEDEDAYKKQFSRFIKNGVTPDTVEEMYKKAHATIRANPVHEKKPKKDVKKKRWNRAKLSLAQRKDRVAQKKASFLRAQEQEAGDG, from the exons ATGCCCtttatatttgattatattttatttaagttcacTAAAGGGGAAATCTCAGCTGTAGGAGAACCCTGCTCTGTTGCTGCCCCCTGTTGGCTCCTGTGTCGTGGCGTCCTCCGGggcagcagggggcgctgctgcTCAAGGGTCGCCCCGCTGAGGAGACGTCATAGTCAGCTTTCCGGTAGGAGAGAGAGGCTTGAAGTccgggaggaagaagaggaaaatcTGCCCAAAATG GGTTTCGTCAAAGTGGTGAAGAACAAGGCCTACTTCAAGAGATATGAGGTGAAGTTCAGGAGAAGAAGAG AGGGGAAAACTGACTTCTACGCCCGCAAGCGCCTTGTCGTGCAGGACAAGAACAAGTACAACACCCCCAAGTACCGAATGATTGTCCGGTTCTCCAACAGAGACGTCTGCTGCCAG aTTGCCTATGCAAAGATTGAAGGCGACCAGATCGTGTGTGCTGCTTACTCACACGAGCTCCCCAAATATGGCATCACCGTAGGCCTTACTAACTATGCTGCGGCCTACTGCACCGGGCTCCTGCTGGCTCGCCGG CTGCTGCACAAGTTTGGCATGGACCAGGTGTACGAGGGCCAAGTGGAGGTGACAGGAGACGAGTTCAACGTAGAGAGCGTCGACGGACAGCCGAGCGCCTTCACGTGTTACCTCGACGCAGGCCTGGCCAGGACCACCACAGGGAACAAGGTGTTCGGAGCGCTGAAGGGAGCAGTCGACGGAGGTCTGGCCATCCCTCACAG TCTAAAACGCTTCCCTGGTTACGACACAGAGAGTAAAGAGTTCAACGCGGAAGTGCACCGGAAACACATCATGGGCATGAACGTGGCCGACTACATGTCTTACctgatggaggaggacgaggacgccTACAAGAAACAGTTTTCACGCTTCATCAAGAATGGAGTCACGCCAGACACA GTAgaagaaatgtacaaaaaagcACACGCCACCATCAGAGCAAACCCCGTACACGAAAAGAAACCCAAAAAAGACGTCaagaagaagag GTGGAATCGCGCCAAGTTATCTTTGGCACAGAGGAAGGACCGTGTCGCCCAGAAAAAGGCCAGCTTCTTACGAGcacaagaacaagaagcaggCGACGGTTAG
- the gfi1aa gene encoding growth factor independent 1A transcription repressor a, whose amino-acid sequence MPRSFLVKSKRAHSYHQPRYLDDDYNRLDTILAHVCAENKSQAEFDSNLETQEDVSAGADRLSPGSRLLSPGSLSSSSPLSYGGSVCDRSSDCDFWRPPSPSSSPDSEKCSTPAAEDGHHFNTPLFPYSWTSYPGSELRHLVQGSYHHHIQGHREPHSPVSIYGAEDSGTEPLYAKRGSVSGCYQDYSLTGHQICRTRDDGDELYVDVKKSRGAEIKSESDFVCSNRESSGSYKCIKCCKVFSTPHGLEVHVRRSHSGTRPFECGICGKTFGHAVSLDQHRAVHSQERSFSCKICGKSFKRSSTLSTHLLIHSDTRPYPCQYCGKRFHQKSDMKKHTFIHTGEKPHKCQVCGKAFSQSSNLITHSRKHTGFKPFGCDLCGKGFQRKVDLRRHKETQHGLK is encoded by the exons atgccGAGGTCTTTCCTGGTGAAGAGTAAAAGGGCCCACAGCTACCACCAGCCGCGCTACCTGGACGATGACTACAATAGACTGGACACTATTCTTGCTCACGTGTGCGCAG AGAACAAATCTCAGGCGGAGTTTGACTCCAACTTGGAGACGCAGGAGGATGTGAGCGCCGGCGCTGACAGACTGTCCCCCGGGTCCAGGCTGCTGTCCCCGGGGTCGCTGTCCTCAAGCTCCCCGCTGAGCTACGGAGGCAGCGTGTGTGACCGGTCATCCGACTGTGATTTCTGGCGTCCGCCGTCTCCCTCTTCCTCACCAG ATTCAGAGAAATGCTCCACTCCGGCAGCAGAGGACGGTCACCACTTCAACACCCCGCTCTTTCCTTACTCCTGGACGTCGTACCCCGGCTCTGAGCTGAGGCATCTAGTTCAGGGCTCATATCATCACCACATCCAGGGCCACAGGGAGCCTCACTCACCCGTCAGCATATACGGTGCAGAGGACAGCGGTACCGAGCCGCTTTACGCAAAGCGAGGCTCGGTGTCCGGATGTTACCAGGACTATTCTCTAACGGGCCATCAGATCTGCAGGACGCGGGACGACGGAGACGAGCTGTATGTGGATGTAAAGAAGTCCCGCGGGGCGGAAATAAAGTCTGAGAGTGACTTCGTTTGCTCTAACCGCGAGTCAAGTGGATCCTATAAGTGTATTAAATGTTGTAAG GTGTTCTCCACCCCTCACGGGTTGGAGGTCCACGTGCGGCGGTCACACAGCGGAACACGACCGTTTGAGTGCGGGATCTGCGGGAAAACCTTCGGACACGCAGTGAGCCTGGATCAACACAGAGCGGTTCACTCGCAG GAGAGGAGCTTCAGCTGTAAAATCTGCGGCAAAAGCTTCAAGCGCTCCTCCACACTGTCCACGCACCTGCTCATCCACTCGGATACGCGACCTTATCCGTGCCAGTACTGCGGGAAGAGGTTCCACCAAAAGTCagacatgaaaaaacacactttcatccacacag GTGAGAAGCCGCACAAGTGTCAGGTGTGCGGGAAGGCCTTCAGTCAGAGCTCCAACCTCATCACgcacagcaggaaacacacagggtTCAAACCTTTCGGCTGTGACCTGTGCGGGAAAGGTTTCCAGAGGAAAGTGGACCTGCGGAGACACAAGGAGACGCAGCACGGACTCAAATGA